A window from Brucella sp. BE17 encodes these proteins:
- a CDS encoding YggS family pyridoxal phosphate-dependent enzyme: MADIVASLDAVRKKVAEAEKEAHRPSGSVALVAVSKTYDGDTITPVLEAGQRIFGENRVQEALAKWPQLREKYSGIELHLIGPLQSNKAADAVALFDVIETVDREKIAAALATEIKKQGKSPRLYVQVNTGLEEQKAGIAPKDAVAFVERCRDHHGLLIEGLMCIPPADENPGPHFALLEKLALKASVEKLSMGMSGDYETAVGFGATSVRVGSAIFGERDYS; encoded by the coding sequence ATGGCCGATATCGTCGCCAGTCTCGATGCAGTCAGGAAAAAAGTCGCCGAGGCAGAAAAAGAGGCCCATCGCCCTTCCGGCTCGGTGGCACTCGTAGCCGTATCGAAAACCTATGATGGCGATACGATCACACCCGTTCTTGAAGCAGGACAACGCATTTTTGGCGAAAACCGTGTGCAGGAAGCGTTGGCCAAATGGCCTCAACTGCGCGAAAAATATTCCGGTATCGAGTTGCATTTGATCGGCCCACTGCAATCCAACAAGGCAGCGGATGCGGTCGCTCTTTTCGACGTGATCGAAACCGTCGACCGTGAAAAGATCGCAGCCGCACTCGCCACGGAAATCAAGAAGCAGGGAAAGTCGCCAAGACTTTACGTGCAGGTCAATACCGGCCTTGAAGAGCAGAAAGCAGGGATCGCGCCCAAAGACGCTGTGGCCTTCGTCGAACGTTGCCGCGACCATCACGGTCTTTTGATAGAAGGCCTGATGTGCATTCCGCCTGCGGACGAAAATCCCGGACCGCATTTTGCGCTGCTGGAAAAGCTAGCCCTTAAAGCCAGCGTCGAAAAGCTTTCCATGGGCATGTCCGGCGATTATGAAACGGCCGTCGGTTTCGGTGCCACATCGGTGCGGGTTGGCTCGGCAATTTTTGGCGAGAGGGATTATAGCTAA